A single window of Flavobacteriales bacterium DNA harbors:
- a CDS encoding D-glycero-beta-D-manno-heptose-7-phosphate kinase, translating to MSQKRFPGFTSPEALFRALADQSVLIVGDVMVDAYWWGKVNRISPEAPVPVVAITHKEHRLGGAANVARNLQAIGAKAMVAAVVGDDDGGRICRGLFKKAGLDDALLVDVPNRPTTIKSRIIGNHHQMLRVDEETVTPLDTDAEEKVWLAIRNCMASGEVKAVLLEDYDKGLLTPGLIDRIIAFGKEKGIPVTVDPKRNQFQVYKEATLFKPNLREMAEGTGKDLSGHDLKGLQETMEAFRKEKGHEVLMVTLAEQGVVVLSEDGFRHIPAVKRDIADVSGAGDTVIGLATLGISAGLAPEDAAFLANLGGGLVCESVGVVTVPMERLKAEVEKFW from the coding sequence GTGAGTCAGAAACGTTTTCCAGGATTCACATCGCCGGAAGCGCTCTTCCGTGCACTGGCCGACCAGTCGGTGCTGATCGTGGGAGACGTGATGGTGGATGCCTACTGGTGGGGCAAGGTGAACCGCATTTCACCCGAAGCGCCCGTGCCCGTGGTGGCCATTACCCATAAGGAACACCGCCTCGGAGGTGCCGCCAACGTGGCCAGGAACCTCCAGGCCATCGGTGCCAAAGCCATGGTGGCTGCCGTGGTAGGTGATGATGACGGAGGCAGGATCTGCCGCGGACTTTTTAAAAAAGCAGGTTTGGATGATGCCCTCCTCGTGGACGTACCCAACCGGCCTACGACCATCAAGTCCAGGATCATCGGCAACCACCACCAGATGCTGCGCGTGGATGAGGAGACCGTGACACCGCTCGATACCGATGCCGAAGAAAAGGTGTGGCTGGCGATCCGCAACTGCATGGCAAGCGGAGAAGTGAAGGCGGTGCTGCTGGAGGATTACGACAAAGGACTCCTCACGCCCGGCCTGATCGACCGCATCATTGCCTTCGGAAAGGAAAAAGGAATTCCCGTTACGGTGGATCCCAAACGAAACCAGTTCCAGGTATATAAGGAAGCAACCCTGTTCAAACCCAACCTGCGCGAAATGGCGGAAGGCACCGGCAAAGACCTGTCGGGCCACGACCTGAAAGGCCTGCAGGAAACCATGGAGGCGTTCCGCAAGGAGAAGGGACATGAAGTACTCATGGTGACCCTCGCCGAACAAGGCGTGGTGGTGCTTTCGGAAGATGGCTTCCGCCATATCCCTGCCGTGAAACGCGACATAGCCGATGTGTCCGGCGCCGGTGATACAGTGATCGGACTGGCCACATTGGGCATTTCCGCAGGACTCGCACCCGAAGATGCGGCGTT